The genomic region ATAATATCAATCTCTTAAGTTTTTTgtaaagttttcatttcttttctctttattttatgtgtatgggtgctttgcatTTACGTGTGCATATCATCACATGGTGCCTGGTAACCACAGATTCTGGAAGAGGGTGtggaatctcctggaactggggttgcaGAGAGCTGTTAGCTGCCTTCAGGAGCTTTGAagcaaacccaggttctctgtgagAGGAGCAAGTGGTTtgtaacttctgagccatctctccaggccccacagcCCTCATCTGATGTCAGTTATGGGCATCAaacaaactcagattctcatgttCGCCCACCATGTGCTTTTCTGACCGACTTCCAGCCTCAGCTCAGCTTCTGTACTTCTGACTAGAGCCTGTTGATTCTGCAGCACAGACAAGTTTGAAGCTTGGAGgttgataattttcttttctcactgaCTGAAGAAAAGTTAGACACATATTTATAGACATGAGGAAGGAAATAGACCCCTaccgtttgtttgtttattgattgattaatggtgtatgtgtgttgtggcaGGTACGAGTGTGCCATGGTAGATTTGTGGAAGCCAGAGTACAGCTTGTGagactgagatttttttctttcatcctaGGGATCCAACACAGGCCACCAGACTTGGGTTCAAGTGCCTTAACATACAGAGATAGCTTGCCATCCCAGAACTAGAGTATTGACAAGGTAAGTTGTGGGCGTAGCTCTGATGTCCGAACTAACTTTCCATTCTACTGtgctgttttctctcttcctttcaattgaaaacacacacacacacacacacacacacacacacacacacacttcatttaaCTTTCTGCACAGCATTTGCATCTTAAAGATGCAgtgattcattttctttgaaataaaacagGGGTCAAAATAAGGACTAAGacaaaattctgttttattttacctCAAAGAAGGGTTATGTAGATTTAGGTCCTGATACATATGCCCTTacactcacacagtcacactTAAGAGGAGGTCACATGAGTGGTTCATACCCAATGCTGGTCAGGATTAGGAAAGTAGAGTCAATGACAGGCATTGGTGTGTGCCACATACATGACCTACTTGTAAGCCTGTCCACAGTCTTCAGAAGGACAcccttttctttagaaaattgtCTCCTAATTCAATGCTTTGACTCAAAGTTCTTCATCAGAACTCGGCTCAGAGCGGCCTTCACATCCTTGTTCCTCAGACTGTAGATGAGAGGATTCAgcatgggggtcaccacagcatagaAGAGCACCACCACCTTGTCCTGCTCAGCAGAGGCTGTCGAGCGGGGCTGCATATAGGTGAAGAGGGCCATCCCGTAAGACATGGAGACCACAGTCAGGTGGGAGGCACAGGTCTCAAAGGCTTTGCGGCGTCCCTGGGTAGAGTGGATCTTCAAGATGGCAGCCACAATATGGGCATAGGACAGAGAGACCAGGCAGCAGggcaccagcagcaccaccacaCTAGAGACCAGTATCACCACCTGGTTGAGGGTGATGTCCACACAGGCCAGCCTGACAAGGGCCAGTGTCTCACAGGCCACATGGTTGAGCACATTGTGCCCACAGGTGGGAAGGCGCATGGTGACCGTTGTCTCCACAGCAGAATTAACCACACCCACAAGCCAAGAGACACCTGCCAGAACCATGCAGAGCCTTGGACTCATGACCACGGTGTACCGTAGTGGATCACAGAcagccacatagcggtcataggccatggcaGCCAGAAGCAAGAACTCAGTCCCTCCTAGGGCCAGAGCAAAGAAAAGCTGGATCCCACATAGGGCAAAAGAGATGGTCTTCCTCTCCATGAGGAAGTGTGCCAGCATCTGGGGGACCCCACTGGAGGTGTAGCAAATGTCCACCACTGACAGGTGGCagaggaagaaatacatgggCAGGTGGAGTCGTGGGTCCAGTGCAATCAGGAGGACGATGAGTCCATTGCCCAGCAGAGTCAGCAAGTATGTGGCTCCAAAGAGGACAAAGAGTCCAGCTTGGATGTGCTTGTCACTGGAGAGACCCATCAGGATAAACTCACTCACCCAGGTCACGTTTTCTCTCATGGAGCAGCTGGGCCAGCTGACCAGGAGTGGAGGAAGTATATTCAAAGACAGGCAAGTAAAGGTATCATTGTAAGTCTCGCACTATGTCCTAGACTAAAGTTGAAACTAGAGCTGGGACACAGCCTGGTTCTTTAACCTAGGTGGTTAGGGTAGGAAGTTGTGAAGACATTGAAATGACtcccctgagaaaattgagaaaaataaaggTGTGGGGTAGTGGGGTGAGGGGAGACGCATGGTGGCACTTTTCTCTAACCCTGTCATGCGGGAGTTACATTCAGGAGGAACAGAGGTCAAGAACAGTATGCCTTACAAAGGGTGTTTGAGGCCgctgaacaaacaagcaacaaaagcgctgtgggaggaagggagacttgGCTTCTTATACTAACGTATAATAAGCACTCCTGATTTGACCATTAATTTATAGCACCCTGTACAATAACTGTTACCTAACAAGTAATCAATCAATGTGGCAGGAAAGACAATCCATAACAGGTGTGGGGTAAAAGAACAGAGTATTGTAGAAGTAAAGAAAcagtaaaggaaaacaaatgccAGGAAAAAGGCATGGGCATGGGGAAGGTAGTAATGACAGTGAAGAGGACGGAAAGGCAGGCCCTACCATGTGGGGCAGCAGTGGTCCCGTCTTCCCATTAAACACACAGTGAGAATAGGGATGCTTTAGGGATTCTTAGCGTCATTTCCTACATCCCAGCTCTGTTGTTATTCATGCTTCTTGTAAGTCGAGGTCACAGCCTTGCAGGGAATCCTCTCACGAGCTCTTTATTTCATGAAGCAGTGCTGGTACTTATGCCCCTGAGATGAACATCTATTAAAGAGCGGCTGTGTTCCAGGAAACAGGCAGGGCATTTTGTATCTGTCTGCCTGAGACATGGGACTTTCTTTCTTGGACCTTATAATTTAGGGATATAGAGATTAATGtcagaagttaaaataaatatacttgaGCTAAGTACTATGGAAAAATCCAAGATTAGACTTGGTTAATTACATTTgaatcttcttcttcttattattattatattattctttatttctcaATAATATGCAATCTATACAGTGCAGTTTAAAGATCTAAAAGTAAGTGATGAGAAAATAATGCGCGGGGAGGTTTTGGTGGACAGTGGCTCTCATATTGATACTGAGCTTGAAGGATTGGAAAACCCTCTACCTAGCTGCACTTTGTGGAAAATAACTGTTCCTTGTATAAGTCAGTGccatcagattttttaaaatataatttcaatctTTATGTGCATTTCTTTCTCTCAAGTATTTATCTTGCTAGatctatatttcttttattcttttactccttttaatttcattcacatatataatgttcttctccactccctttggtttttagagacagggtttctttatgtagtcctggttgtcctggaacttagtctATAGACAagtctggcttcgaactcacagagatccacctgctctgcctttagagtgctgagattaaaggtgtgcaatacCACCATCCAACTTTTGTAACATTATTTAAACAAAGCCTCCCGCTACTTTCTTAATCTTGTTTCCATACCCACCAAATCTTTCTTCTGCCCAAGTCCCGCCCCTCCTTCCATGTGTTTTGCTTGTGAGTATGTGACCCACTGATTTTATTAGGGTTGCCTTTATGAGTGTCGGTTGCAGggattattttcttgatttgggGCAATGTACCAGGTTTATTGTTGCTCTATTAACAATGGCTAGGAAATGAAATCAGCCTAGATGCCCATTAAGAAATGAATGGTTAATAAAGGTGTGGTACACATGCACAATGGAATTACATTTagctgtgaaaaaaaataaaataatatttaaggtaAGTGGATAAGTTTAGaaaatatattgagtgaggtCACTTAGGCCCCCAAACACAAATGCCATGTGCTGTCTCTCTTCTGTGTATACTAGCTTTGACTCTTTAGCTTTAACTATCTGTAGAGGCCAGGAAGATAGAATGGGATACTGGGGGAGGATGTTGTAAGGGAGGCAAGATGGTAGGACACACCTGATGTGCAGGTAGAAGGAGGAGTACCAGGGATGGAAGGGTGTGAGTGGGATatgggtgggagtgggtggggtaGAAAGGGTTTGGAAGGAGGTTTCCTTTTGAAAGAAAGTGCGCATTTAAAAACACCAGTGGTTCcacagaataaaataagaaaatttaaaaatcagaccTCGGTGGAGGCCAATGACTTTGGTATATGTGAATCACTGTAGCGAAACAGAGAACAGCTGCAAGGTATCAAAATTAAGACAGCCAGAGCAGAGCCACAGCATCAAATACGTGAGATCTGAAGAACATAATTCCACCCTGGTTTCCCCTGTCCACTAACAGTGGCTGAAGCCCTACCTAATCGTTGGAAAGGTAGAAGAGAGTGCTGGATAGAGCAGGACTccaacctcccctcccctctgaccCTGAGTTCAAACTTCATTCACCCCTTTTCAGCTTTATTCGCATGTATGACGTTCTTTGACCAAAGCACCCCTTTACCCTCTTTTCTCTTGTTCCCTTACTCACCACAAAGGTGTCTCTGGCCAGAAGGTATCTCTGTGGTGTTCTCAGCGGTGGAGTTTAGGGAAGAGGATCAGAACCTAGGGAGGTGTCCAGGGAGTTTTTGACAGTCCACAGAATTTGTCCTCAGAATCAGCAGAGGGAATGTCTCACTTTGGATCTGTTACCAGTTCTAGGCCACTTGTTACCGGCAGAATTTGCACTTTCAGATTGGTGTGAAGAACCCTGATTCTTTTCCAACTGTGGTTAAAAGTGTATAAATGAAAGGACCGACCAACTCCTTATGCACAGGGAATCCAAGAGCCAGGGAGAGGAGATCTGTGTAGGTCCTGGATCCACCTAGGGACCAAGATTAAGGCAGTCTGCCTGAGAGATGGAGTGTTTTTGATATGCCTGAGAAAAAGAGACTCCTGGGCATCTTAGATGGCTGGCCCTGCCCAACAGAGATGTGTTTTGGAGAACAGACAAAGCTCTGAATGAGAAGTCAGGAAATTCGAATTCTAGTCTGCCTGTATCAGGAGTCCATCGCTTGACCTCCATAACTTCAGATTCTTCATCTCAAATGTGTGAATGACGATTTTGTCTCCCTCAGAGGTTTTGGATATACACCAGATGAACtgattaatgaaaacaaactTGTTTCTGCAAAGGACTCAAAAAAATGGTAAAGGGTGTTCTTCTTACACTCAGAAAGGCCACAATGCTGAGCTCAACTGTGCCTGACAATATAAGGAAAACTGACAGTAGGCACAAGTGCTATGAAGTCCTAGATGTTAACAGAATATGGCCCCCAGACGATCTGCAATAAATGCTAGTGACTAAACCTAATTACAGAGTTCGTGCAGCAAACACTTGAGAAATTGTGAGAGTCCATCACACTGCGTGTAGTTCCACTCTTCACACACAGCACGAACTCACCAGTAACATCTTGATGTCTGTTTTAGGCCATGATTAAACTTCTTTTCTTGATAGATGACTTTGTTCTGAGATCTTTTGGACAATTcgagaattttatttttccaacttCTCAACCGTTTAGTGAGGACTTGGTAGGGCCTGGTCAGCGGTAGGAACTTGAGTTCCAGGTGTCACTATTAAAAGAGGACCCCCCCCTCCAGAAGCTCATTCTGGCAGGGAGAATAGACAAAAATGAATCACACACCCTTACCCTTCAGAGGAATATTCAGCAACTTCCCAGTAGCTGAAGAAAGACTGACTATGCCTGCAAGCAGTAGATATACTTTACACAGCAGCACAAATATTTTATACAATAGATATGCATTAAATGAAAGAGCTAATATTTTTGTCTCTTTGAAGATACCTTTGAAGTTATAGTACCATAAGACCTGCTTGCAGCAAGAGTTAAATTCTATTTACATATCATCTGATTAGCTGCTGTATTTGAAATATGCATTATTTATCTGTTGTTAGATTTAGTGAACATTCAAATATCTTGTGGACCTAAAGGTTTGTGATAAGTTAAGTTGCATAAATTATAATTCAAAGCAcccaagaaagtaaaaataaattatttgatctTTCTACATTCTATGCATAGCTAATAAAATTGTAGGTTAGAGAACATTAagagtcactgagttcctgattGAAACATTCAGACTGAACATAAAATTGCTTGGGGTGATGGCAATAAATGACACTTATAGTTTTTAATATCAGTGACCAAGGAAATAATATTTTGGTCATCCAATTAGATATCAGGAAACTGTTAGATTAAGTCAAAGTTATTATAAGCTTCAAATGTCAAATCTTGATAAAAATCTAGGGTGAAAATTCCACTAGTAACAAATTTTATATCAGATCAAAGATTAAACTTTCCTTCATCTTATTTATTCTTCCAAACACTGAGTAAActcaccattttcttttttacagaaGGCAGACTGCCTTTGGATATTCTCCCAACCCCGTacctcctccattccttcctgCTCCAACACAGGGCAGATGCTTCACAGCTAGAAAATAATTATTGATCTATACTATTTCACTCTGCAAATTCCTGCCCACGTAGTCTGAGCATTTTGTTGAATAATGCATTGTTTGGTAACTCACCTGGAAGGACTCTTCAGTAGCCTGAAATAAATGAGTTTTATCAATAAGTCACAGAGGAACTCAAAGAGCCTCTAACTGCAGCCAGTGAGAGGTTGTATGAGTCACGTTGGCTGTGCAACCTTTGGCCCTGCGTTCTCAAGGCCTGCTCTGAACTCTCTCCCTGTAAGGAACTCGGAGTTGAGTGCTAACCTCATGCACAAGTCTCACTTTAGCTGGGCAGGTGGCTCACCTCTTAGGAAGTCCTCAAAGCACCATGTTTCCTCTTCTTGGGTGTGGAGGTTTGACTCCATCAGTCTGAGCTGATAACTTTGCAGAACTTAGGGATCTCTTGAGGGCAATTATTTACCTTAAAAACTATCTATTCTTCCCCTAGCTGCTTCTCAACAACCCCACCTCTTTCTTCCTAAGTTCCCTGTGGAATGAACATTTGGAAAACATTTTTACCTGAACTTTTAATTGTCCTAGTTTCTGGGCTAAGGAGACCTTCCCTGATTTTTGAGTCCTGCACTGCCTTCCAGAGCTGCTGTATTACTAGAAACGCCTCACAGGAGTCAGGAGACAGCAGCACTTGTCTCTGTGGCTTGCTTACAAGAAATTGAATGTAATTGACATTTGGTGTAAAATACGAAATGGCTAGAGAGAAATAGACTAAAAACTTCAGAATACAGACATAGGCAAGGACTTTCTGAAAAGGACTTAAACAGTGCAGGAAATAACCCAAAGAGCTGACAAATGAAATCTCACGAAATTAAAAAGCTCCTATGCAGCAAAGGACACAATCTATAGAGGCGAGACAGCAGACACCTTACAGAGTGTGAGGAAATCTTTACCAACCATTTATTAGTGAGACTGTGAAAAATAGGCTATGTTAAAAAGTAAACATCAATGAAATAAATCTTCCAAacaataaatgggttaattaatgGAATCAAcggtttttaaggaaaaaaaatccaatggcAACAAATACAGGCAAAGTGGTCAACGTCTTTAACCACCAggcaaatgaaaatgaagacagctTTGACATTCcacctcaccccagtcagaatgactattataaacaaacaagcaaaaaccaaccagaaaaaaaaaacaaattctggcAAAAGAAAAACCATTCTATACTTCTATTGGAGGTgtaaacttgtgcagccactgtggaaattagAGTGgagttttctcaaaaaaaaaaaaaaccctgaaaatagAGCTACCAGGACACTCAGATCTATACTACTCTTGGTAGTATATTTGAAGAAACCTAAGTTAAAATATCATGGTAATACTTGCACATCTGTGTTTACTGATACTCGGTTTACAGTAGTTAAGATACAAACCCAAACTACATGTCCATTAACAGATAGagggataaagaaaacaaagcacacatATATGATGGAATTTTAATCagccaaaaggaaaaatgaaatcatgacatgCAAAGGAATATAGATGAAACTGGAAAATATTATGCCAGGTTGAATAAGCCAGACTGAGAAAGTCAAGTTCTCCATGTTCCatcatttgtatttctgtgtgagcacatgtatcacatgcatatatatttacttatatatgtctgtgtgtggattacaaaataaaaagataatcatGAGAATATAGGAAAAGATCTAAATGGGGAGAGAGGGTAATTGAATACATGTGCCATAAAAACTTAAGGATTGAGACTGGGACCCCACCTCGACTTACATACACTCCGTCTGCCCTGAGACCCCTGTTAGGTCAGACCCCCACATAGGGCTGCTTTCCTTGCGTGATGTCTTGCAACACCTCTCATTAGAGGCCTCCAAAGGCAGAGTCTCCCcccaagaggaggaagaagagatacCTGCGTCATGACAAGCCCCCCTACACTTACTTGGCCATGATCGCTCTGGTAATTCAGGCAGCACTTTTCCGCAGGCTGAAGCTGGCCCAGATCATTCGTCAGGTCCAGGCAATGTTCCCCTTCTTCAGGGACGACTACGAAGGCTGGAAGGACTCCATCCGCCACAACCTTTCCTCTAACCGGTGCTTCCGGAAGGTGCCCAAGGACCCTGCAAAGCCCCAGGCCAAGGGCAACTTCTGGGCGGTGGATGTGAACCTGATCCCAGCAGAGGCGCTGCGCCTTCAGAACACTGCTCTGTGCCAGCGATGGCAGACCCGGGGCACATGCAGAGCTTTCGTCAAGGACCTGAGCCCATTCGTGCTCCACGGCCGGCCTTACCCAgtcccccaccaccatccagggaCGGTTTCAGCATCCAGTCCCTGCTAGCGGACCCCGGGAAAGGATCGACAGGGCCCCAGCAGCCTGCGCTAGCTAGACAGAGCAGTTCAGCTCAGGCAGGTACCAGCTCcaagggggaagaagagatgtGTACTGTGCCCCGTAACTCCACTGAGAAGCCTCTGTGGcccctctgctcccttcctggGCCCACAAGAATAGAGGTGGAGATTTCCCAAGCGGAAGTCATCAGGCCTTCTCTTTCCCCAGAGCAAGGCACCTGGCCAGTTCACTTACTTCAGGGTTCCCAAGATCCCATGGGGATGCCCAGCAGGGGGTGCAGAGCTTCCCTGTGGGGACAGGAACCCACTTCTTACTTGCCCATCTACACTCCCAATGTAGTAGTGCCCTTGGCCACACTACCTCCCACCTCTTGTCCCCAGTGCCCGTCTTCAACCAGGCTAGCCTACTGGAGTGTAGGTACTTAATCCCAAGGATTCCCGGACCTGCTCTGTGATCTAGATTCCCTCTTCCAGAGAGTACCACCCAATAAGAGCATCTATGATGTGTGGACCAGCCACCCTTGGGTCCTGGCTGCTCCTGCCCCCGGCTGGCTGCTCTCCTGGCACAGCCTGTAATCGTTAAAGGCAGGCAGGGGCTGCTTCTCCCTTCTAGCCCTGGGTACCATTTTGATGGAGACCAGAGCTAGGAGCATGTCCAGAGCAATAGCTTTAAAACACCAGGCACGGCGTTGCTGAAAACCCATAACTTTAATTGGGCTACTCCAGAAAGGGTTTTGCCTCTGCTAGACACGACAGGTCTGGTCAATCACTCTCCCACACACAGGGACGGGGTCTGGAGAAGCAGCGCTCAGCCTAGAGTGGGGCATCTTCCCCTTTATCCCACTCTGTCATGCCGTCCATCTAAGCCATCCCTCTGTCACCGTGCTTCTTGGCTCCAGGCTGGGCGAGGGCGAGCCAAAGGTGGCTCCATTCTCAagtcttcccccacccctcagctGCCTGGGTAGGAGGTAGCACCTTTTGTGGGGAGGGTTAGGAAATGAAATCTGGATTCTACATGATTTGGGGTGGTGGAAGTAGGGGAGAGATTAACAGTAAAGGAATTTACaaggcttaaaaaaaaacttaaggatTGTTTTCTGCTTAGACAGGAGGGAGCTTTGGTGACAGCCTTGTGAGAGATAATCTGAACAGAGTATGGTGACACACATGTATGGAAATGCCACAATGAAATTCATTACATTTTtgctaactttaaaaattaattttaaaagtttttttatgaGTAATGTAAttggaaaagggaaagggaagaggaatcAAATTGCAGAGGCTAGACTCTATCCTAGAGAAAAAGTATATAAATTCCTTCTCTCCTCTACCCAGCAACTCATGTAGGTGACAAGGGAATTGTGGGATTACATCACATAGTTGAGCTGTTAGGTTCATGGCATGGAGCCATtgagaagacccaagttcagactCATTCATTCCCATAGCCGTCCTGGTGAGTTCCCACCTCATCTGCTTATTGGGTTGAGTTTCCTTTGTGCATTTGCATGCCATAGAAGCTTGCTCGTCTATCTTCTGTCATTTccactgtttttaaatttaaactttgatatatatatatatatatatatatatataaatatacacacacacacacacatatgtgtgtgtgtgtatctgtgtttgtgtctgtgtatgaacATTTGTATGCAGGTGACTGTAGCGTCCAGAAGAGAATATTATatccctggagctagagctatAGGCAGTCATGAAATGCCTAATATGGGTACTGGCAACAGGATTTGGGCCCTCTAGAAGAATAAACCCATGATGACGTTTTATTATCAATGTTTACATATGTTATTCAATGgaaataaatgtattatttgtCAATAGGAAGATGTTACTGTGTAccagaactttttaaaatgttaattaatatTGCTATTCCAGACAAAGATATTGTGATCTGGAAGTAATATTTATCACCATAGTGACAATGGACCAGGGGACAGGCATTTGACTTCATGCTTTCCGTTTCTGGACAATCTAAAGCTCACCTTTGTTCTTTCTACTACTTAGCTAAGTATCAGACACTGCAAGGCTTGAAGGCTTCTGAACTTTAAGGTCCATGGAAA from Microtus pennsylvanicus isolate mMicPen1 chromosome 19, mMicPen1.hap1, whole genome shotgun sequence harbors:
- the LOC142838219 gene encoding olfactory receptor-like protein OLF3, with translation MGKENVTWVSEFILMGLSSDKHIQAGLFVLFGATYLLTLLGNGLIVLLIALDPRLHLPMYFFLCHLSVVDICYTSSGVPQMLAHFLMERKTISFALCGIQLFFALALGGTEFLLLAAMAYDRYVAVCDPLRYTVVMSPRLCMVLAGVSWLVGVVNSAVETTVTMRLPTCGHNVLNHVACETLALVRLACVDITLNQVVILVSSVVVLLVPCCLVSLSYAHIVAAILKIHSTQGRRKAFETCASHLTVVSMSYGMALFTYMQPRSTASAEQDKVVVLFYAVVTPMLNPLIYSLRNKDVKAALSRVLMKNFESKH